CGCCGCCGGGCGGGCAGCGTGCTCATGCTCGGTGGTCTTGCTGCCCGGCTCGCTGGCCGAGGCGCGGGGCGGGCTCGTTCGCGTGTTCGTCCGGCGGGGTGGGCGCGTGGTGGAAGGCTCCGGCTCCGGGCGCGCCGCGCTCCTCGCGCGCTCGCGGCGGCTGGCGCGGGAGTCGGCGGGAGTGGTCGCCTTCCTCTACGGGCCCTCGCCGGGGTCGGTGTTCACGGCGCGCGAGGCGATCAGGGCGGGGAAGCCGGTGGCGGTTGTCGTTGCTGGCGGCGGCGCGGCGCTGGCGCACTTCTCCGGCGGCCGTTGGGAGGCGTGCGCGCTCGGTCCTGTGGCGGCCTTCCGCTGGGTGGCGGAGGCCTCGGAGGAGGCTGAGCCGAAGCCCACGGCGCTGGCCCGGATCTTCGTCGTCCCTGAGGGCGAGCCCGTGCATGAGTTGCTCGCCCATATCTCGGGCCTCAGCCAGGGCGAGAGGCTCTGGTTCGAGCAGGGCGTCCTGATCGGGGACACGGTGCTGGCGCCGCACGAGTCTTGCTCCGACGGCAAGCCCGCGCGCCTCGCCGTCGATCGCGTGATGCGACGCCTTCGCTGCACGGCGCGGGAGGCGTGGGAGCTGGGCGAGCTGCTCCTGGCCCTCGAGGCGGGCCCCGAGGTCATGGCCCACTACGAGGCCGAGGCCCGGTCGCGGGGCATCGGGGCCGTCCTCCAGGAGCTCTACTGGCTCGTGGTTGACCTGGCGCGGGCTGAGGAGGTCTCTGAAGCAGATGCCCTTGCCCACGCCGAGCCGCTGAACGGCCGCGCCGAGTGGGTGACGACGGAGGGCGTGCTCCCGCTCGATCCCGCGGCGTCAGAGGACGAGCCGGGCTTCAGCCCGGAGGCCTGGCACCGGCTGGGCTCGATCCATCGCGAGGTGATCCGCTGTCCGGGCTGCGGGCTCAGCTACAAGGCCGACGACGACGCGGGCGAGCTGCCCGCGTGCCCGCGCTGCGGCGTGGCCGACACATGGGAGGCGCGGCAGGATCCTGGCTTCCGCGCGCTGATCGCGGAGATCGAGGCCTGCCCGTCACTGCGGGAGCTGGCCACCCTGGGCAAGCGGCTCTACGCGCTCCGGCTCTCCGACGACCAGGCCGGCGTCGCCTGGAGCCACTACCAGATCCGGAAGGCGAAGCTCGAGGCCGGGCTCAGGCTCGGCCTG
The Candidatus Rokuibacteriota bacterium DNA segment above includes these coding regions:
- a CDS encoding DNA-processing protein DprA, which translates into the protein MARDGFMAVVGARALPEAWAPQVAEVVRFFLRRGWGIGSGGARGADEYALRAVLAAGRAACSCSVVLLPGSLAEARGGLVRVFVRRGGRVVEGSGSGRAALLARSRRLARESAGVVAFLYGPSPGSVFTAREAIRAGKPVAVVVAGGGAALAHFSGGRWEACALGPVAAFRWVAEASEEAEPKPTALARIFVVPEGEPVHELLAHISGLSQGERLWFEQGVLIGDTVLAPHESCSDGKPARLAVDRVMRRLRCTAREAWELGELLLALEAGPEVMAHYEAEARSRGIGAVLQELYWLVVDLARAEEVSEADALAHAEPLNGRAEWVTTEGVLPLDPAASEDEPGFSPEAWHRLGSIHREVIRCPGCGLSYKADDDAGELPACPRCGVADTWEARQDPGFRALIAEIEACPSLRELATLGKRLYALRLSDDQAGVAWSHYQIRKAKLEAGLRLGLLASAVLLDVNEAHPRVLRRYAAWLYHRQRAKGSTLCAPEWRRIWQAYQARRAVWAA